From a single Rutidosis leptorrhynchoides isolate AG116_Rl617_1_P2 chromosome 5, CSIRO_AGI_Rlap_v1, whole genome shotgun sequence genomic region:
- the LOC139847348 gene encoding putative F-box/FBD/LRR-repeat protein At4g13965 translates to MNDDGLGNTTSKSKEIQPEIMHEHKRKRMNVEHDRLSSLPDDLIHKILSFIDIKRVGQTSVLSSRWRFVWTSMPYLNFSSGGRSSLLKFSNIVKQVLSGRNNEIDVYSVKLDFRGKVSQVFVSRILNYAFSHNVQEMTITSSEKQIEFPLSLFNCQSLKNLTLGGSGYRNSLTATSTLELPSLTTLHLDHVTLIDDSSHSYISKCVNLKNLTLEYCKMMGSGGFTIWHPQLLSFTLKFGKGVVKVIAPQLKYVSLYLFTYDDDDDDDVYAVDEVNSLPFFLNGVPLLEEVDICIRYPDDAPKIIKMLQQFHAVKYLTINLEIVECLSSRVRLISNQPSPFANLKTLKIYPAKEISKKVDVSAVVKSYLLDSSPSATLTMVSREEVRAAKNATLALECIPKIRVLLDELKTELDKGKTIMESHEKNLHNDVKGKAKVENQRAQPRMEMPLHSKGSMKQIHSCWKDLSHRISGDQEKVSRIFSELKYVEELLTLIPASKKVKMQAWFVSMCEEAHTLMKRILERVKIGCDMNQNHLSVSFQTLVTKALEPSS, encoded by the exons ATGAATGATGATGGTTTAGGGAACACTACAAGCAAGTCAAAGGAAATACAACCGGAGATTATGCATGAACATAAAAGAAAGAGGATGAATGTGGAACATGATAGATTGAGTAGCTTGCCGGATGATCTTATCCACAAAATTCTCTCTTTTATAGACATCAAACGTGTTGGTCAAACCAGTGTTTTGTCATCTAGATGGAGGTTTGTCTGGACTTCAATGCCCTATCTCAATTTCTCAAGTGGGGGGCGTTCGTCCTTACTTAAATTCTCCAATATTGTTAAACAAGTTCTATCTGGCCGTAATAATGAAATAGATGTATATTCTGTCAAACTCGATTTTCGTGGAAAGGTTAGCCAGGTGTTTGTCAGCAGAATTCTAAACTATGCATTTTCACACAATGTTCAAGAAATGACTATTACAAGCAGTGAGAAGCAAATTGAATTCCCTCTTTCACTCTTTAATTGTCAATCTCTCAAAAATCTCACCTTGGGTGGATCTGGTTATCGTAATTCATTAACAGCCACTTCAACTTTAGAGCTCCCATCCTTAACAACATTGCATCTTGATCATGTCACATTAATTGATGACAGTAGCCATAGTTACATATCTAAGTGTGTTAACTTGAAGAATCTCACCTTAGAGTACTGTAAAATGATGGGATCAGGTGGGTTCACTATATGGCATCCTCAACTGTTGAGTTTCACTCTTAAATTTGGAAAGGGGGTTGTCAAAGTTATTGCACCTCAACTAAAATATGTATCTTTATATCTCTttacatatgatgatgatgatgatgatgatgtatatgcgGTTGATGAGGTTAATTCTTTACCATTCTTTCTGAACGGGGTTCCTTTGTTGGAGGAGGTGGATATCTGCATTCGCTATCCCGATGATGCTCCCAAAATTATTAAAATGCTTCAGCAGTTCCACGCTGTCAAATATCTTACGATTAACCTGGAGATTGTTGAG TGTCTTTCTTCCCGGGTGCGTCTAATCTCAAATCAACCATCTCCATTTGCTAACTTGAAGACTTTAAAGATTTATCCAGCAAAGGAAATTTCGAAGAAAGTTGATGTATCTGCTGTAGTGAAAAGCTATTTGCTAGATAGTTCACCTAGTGCCACACTTACTATGGTTTCACGTGAG GAAGTTAGAGCTGCGAAGAATGCGACATTGGCTCTAGAATGTATCCCGAAAATACGGGTGCTGCTAGATGAGCTGAAAACTGAGTTGGATAAAGGGAAAACGATAATGGAGAGCCACGAGAAAAATTTGCACAATGATGTTAAAGGGAAGGCAAAAGTTGAGAACCAAAGGGCACAACCGAGGATGGAAATGCCACTTCATAGTAAGGGAAGCATGAAACAGATCCATAGCTGTTGGAAAGATCTGAGCCATCGAATTTCCGGTGATCAAGAAAAGGTATCTCGTATCTTTTCAGAACTCAAGTATGTTGAAGAATTACTGACACTTATACCGGCATCAAAGAAGGTCAAGATGCAAGCATGGTTTGTTAGTATGTGTGAAGAAGCTCACACTCTCATGAAGAGAATACTAGAACGTGTGAAGATCGGATGTGATATGAATCAAAACCATTTAAGTGTCTCCTTTCAAACACTTGTTACTAAGGCATTGGAACCGTCTTCTTAA